The sequence AAGCTGTGACAGCTGGACACAAGCCAGCCTTCCCACAAACACGCAGAAATGCAGGCTGCACCACAAAGCAAAGATAGGGCAATCTTTGTTTGGACAGAAAACAAGCTGGTTTCTCCACAACAGGAATGGAGAAACCTACTTGAGGGTTAAAGCAAACTTCACACTGATACCAGTGGTGCCTTATTTGGAGGTGAAAAATGCAGGTATTTATGAGGCTGTGGAAAGCAGctgcccagaggctgcagggcacagtgtGGTGCAGATGGGCTGGGACAAACGAGCTAGAGGAGGTGGTCACAATGCCACAAAGAAAGCTGGAAAGTGGAAAGTTCCTGCCTGAGAACATGTGTGGTGAGTTTGCTGCTTCCAGTCTGTGCCTGAGGCATTACCACaagtccccagggctgggctcaggcagaGGAAGTGAGATCCACGCTGGAGCACATGACACCCCCTGCAACCATTTGAGCAGATATTTTGGATTaagcagctggcagggagtCAAACACCCGCACCCACGCACTCCAGCACAATGGAAATTCAAAGCCAGAAATTAACTTTGTGTGTTTTGAGCTCTGGCGCTGCCAAATCTTTGTGTTCTAAAGATACCAGAAAGGGGAAGTAAGGGGGGAAAGGCAGGTAAGAGTCATACCGTGCTGCtcagaatcatttaggttggaaaaaagCTCTGATATCATGGAGTCCAGCCATTAATCTAACACTGCCAGGTCCATGGCCCTGTGTCCCTTCATGCAGAGCACAACTGCTTCTACACTAAATTTGTTTCCATACCTCCCTAAGGAGCTGTGAGGAGGgagaaaacctgaaaaaaagaaaaggaaggacgACAACAATGTACAGTGGGCATCCTGTCAATTTACACACTGGTTGCAAAATCCCATTCCAAGAGCTGAGGCTGCTTTTGAGAAGAGTGAGACATGAGGAAGAGAATGAGCCCAAATTTGGTTGTGATTGCATATTCTGCTCTTCTTAACCTGAgtcctttttttggttttttttttttttttttgttttgttttgttttttaacactGACTGAACAAAAACTGCTGTAGGGAAAATACATTTGAGATGCAGCCATAAATATTCttgcagcagagagagagagagagagagcctTAATTTAAGCAGTGGTTTCACTGCTCCTAAgcctggctgaggctgctgggacCTGCAGAATGAaatcctccagccctgcccagggcttgAGGCAtcactggcacagggctgcagtaCCAGGGCTCTCTTCCCACcatgtatttataaataacacatagaaaagcagatttacagtctgctgctccccagtgctgccccttaACGGTGGGCAGTGTATCCATGCTTAATTAAGATGATATCAttgatataaaataaatataatactAGCTGCACTCAAGGTAGACTCCAGCCTGTTCAATAGTTGGAAGCATTCAACTCCAGATCCTTTTTGGTCCTGCGTGATGTCACCCTTATTCCCATTTAAACCCTGTATTTATTGAAGTAACTGGCAAGTTTTGCATCCCAGAACTGGAATTTTCTGCCCCAAGCTCTGTCTGTGACAGCAATAACAGCTCTGTGTTTAACCAAAATGTTTAACCAAAGTCCTTAAATGATTTCCTTCGGAAGGGGTTTGAGGAAAGCACCTTGTCTCCTTGACATCAGTGTTGTGAAATGGCCACCAAGCCAGGCAGGAAACCTCCACAGGAAAAGGGATTTCCTTTTCCACGGTTTGCCCTAAAGCTGCCCCCAAAGGGTGTCCTGCCAGGGGCCAGCCccgagcagcagctgcctccagcaccaCTCAGATGTTTAATTTCGGTTTGCATGCAGCCAGAAGAGCTGAGGTTTCGCCCACAGGTTGGGAAGAGGCGGAGAAGAGCCAAGAGTAAAGTTTATAAAGTTCGTTTTATAAGCATTCCATCCCCAAAAGAGaatgcagcagaggagctggcacagaTCTCTCAATGACATCTTCGTGACATCAGAATTCCTTTTCTAAATAAACTCAATGAAGAgcattttttcctattaaaagaGAGCTCAAAAGAATGTGCAGAATGTAAAAATAGAAACTACTTTCGAGGCTgacagttaaaatatttattttagtaggttttttgtttcttttttagtttACATTTGTATTTTACTTCTCAAGCATGTTTGCTTttctaaaactattttttttgccttcttcgTGCAACACTTTAATCTCAGCTTtgcaaacccccaaaaaaagaaattatagaaAGGGAAAAGCTAAAAATTATTTGAGGAAGACCTTGGAAGCCAACTACAAAACCCCAACTCTTTCCCTACTCTTCCTTGGGTGGCACCAGGAGGAAGTGGAGGCTGGCAGTGGGATCCCATTTGCTGCTTCCACTCGTGGCGTGGCGTCAcaaatttctgtaatttcactTTTGCTGCCAGGGATCACGTCCCTGGGGAACTGGAAAAACGCCCTTCCGCCAAAATCAGACCCAGATCCcacctgctgccagctcctcatAGGGGTGAACAAAAAGCAAGCAGTGGCACCTCCAGGGAGGGCCAGCAGGTAGGGTGAGGTTCCTGAGCTTGGCATCTCTCCGTGCCTCATCCAGCAAAATCTGCCTTCCCTGCAGCGTTTTCACCCTTGACCTTTTGCGTCGCTATTCCCAGGCGATTCCTGGAGCCTGTGCTGGTTTCATTTTAGGCTTCCTGGGCCAGGAGCCAAATGAAAGCTGCCTCACTTTCATGAGGAAGTGCTCGCTCGCTGCCTTTCGTGCTGATGAAACCCGCTGGCCCCTCCTCTCGGCTATATAAGCGTGGGGAAATCGCCAGCATAGAATCCCGTCCATGTCCCGATGTGGCAACACGGAGCTCGGGAATGCCGGCGGTGCCTTCCTCGGCTCTCTGAGGCGCTGCTtgcatcctcatcctcagctccagctgcacccATGGCCAACACCATGggagcaccagccatgctggAGAGCGGGAATGCCGGGAAGAGCAGGAGACCCGCGTACTTGCGAGCGGCTCCTTACATTCTCATTTTTGTCTGGCTTGTTCTTTCAGCTCTGGTTCCCATCGTCTTCTGTTTGATCTACCATCAGCAGGTAAGCACAAAGCAAAATTCTCAACTCTGCAGTGCAGGATTCCTAATTCTTGTTAATATAACACGGCTGCGTTGATGCTATCCGCTAACTCCAGCCTAGTAATTCTCTCCTCTTTTGAAGAGTCCTAACGCTTTTGGTTTCCAAGATTTCAGCTGATAATGTTTTTGCCAATCCCTTACTGCCTCACTAATTCGTCAATGTCTTCAGCATTTCCCTTGCATTTCTTTCAGCTAAAAAACAAAGCCAGGTTTTGTTTCTctggtttttcttctcctgcacCAATGGTGTGCAGTGTTCCAATGTGATATGGTGGTGCTCTGTAGGGACCAGAGGGGCAGAGAAATCGTGCTGATTCCCCAGAGCACAAAGCTTTTTCACATTTGGTTTTTACAATCTAGCTCAAAAACCAGTTACTGAACCGAGTTTTGCTGTTCATTTCACAAGCTAATCCCAATGAGCTTTTCCTAACTGTACTGAACAGAAATACAGGCTGGGCCAAGCTGACTCACGAGCTGAAGGCCAATTGCTcattttttgctttccaaaatgtGAATCTGTGTCCTGGAGGAGCCAAGAACTATTTTGGGATTCGGGGTTGAGACATCCTGCTGTAATGTACCTTCCTGCAgttccagctcctcaggagAGGACACAAGGAAAAAGCCCCCTTCTCCTAAAAGGAGGAGAAATTTGTTCTCATGATTTGGGAGCTATTTGGGACATAATGATGCCAGGGACCCCTCTGAGGGCTGATCCTGCAGGGCACtgatattttagaaataatataTGAACTCTGCTAAATTCCCGCGAGAGAGGAACATTCACTGCACCTTATAGCAGGAAAATATGATAAAAACCTCCCCAAATCCACTTTTAGCCCCAAACCCGCAGTTTCCATCATCAGTTTGGGAGTggtgaaggagcagctctgtgacctgcaggcacagctgcatcTCTCTGATGGTAATGAGCAGATATTTACACATATCcactccttcccttctcttttttggGAAAAGTTTCTTTAGCTAGTGAAAGGACTGCTTTCAGTCCTGCTGGTCCCTATTAACTGGGGAAAGCAGGAATGGCAATGAGAGCCTTTCCCTGCAAGGCAGCCAACAACTTCCCCAGCACTTGGGACAGCAACTTCCTAAGGAAGGAATGAGTTTGTGCTCCAACAGCAGATTTAAGCATTTCAGAGCTTGCATTCATTGAGGTGTGAGCAGCATGAGGCAGAATCAGGTCCCTGTACCTGTAAGCTGATCCCAAATCTGGGATTTGGGCTCTGTTAGAGAACGGAGCTGCTGTAGAAGAGCTCCGTGAGCAAAGCCCAAGCTGTGAGTCGAGGGAATGGAATGAAACCTCTTTAAATCTCTTGCCACTGACAATTTCCCACCAGGGCACCCACACAGACatctccttctccaggctggaaaggCACTGCAAAACTCACTGCTGGATCAGAAAACCAATCACCCTGAGCTGAGCATGTGCAGCAGCTAGAGAGAGGAAGGCTCAAAATTCATCAGCTGTCCTCCCTGTTGTGCCTCTGTGGTGTGCTAGAGCTGATTTGATTTGTCTGAGTGATTCCAAGccactctgcagagcaggacaggttcATGGCTTTAACCAGGGTGGACtagcactgtgctgtgcagcttAACACTCTTGTGCACGAGCCCTTGCCCACAGAGTCATCCCTTGTGACACATCCACAAGAGCTGAGTCCAGGGATGGAATGAAAACCTGTCACCCAAGAGGAATGCAGAACTCTTCTCAGGCCATTGCTGATTGGTTGTCCTTTGGTTATTTTAAGTTCTGTGAAAATACCACCAAAATGGACCCAAAAAAATCGATGCAGGCAAAAAATTGTAAGCATTTCAAACTTACTCATAAAACATctgtttttaataaacaaaacagCACTTGTGTTTGCAATGGTGGGCAGAAAGATAACTTTTCCTCCTGGGAGAATGCCTTTGTGCCCTTGTAACAATAATGCTCCTCTACTGAGCTCACTGATACACGGAAAATTCCAGGAGAAAACACTGACCAAGCCCTGCTTCTTTCCACAGGCACGGGACACATGCTGGGCACATGGATCTTGTAAGTATGGAGATTCTAGACCTGCTTCCTTGTGCTGTGACATGAGATTTAGGGACAGGGGTCAGCActggcagagctcccagggcaAGCAGagatccccagctctgcagccagggctggcagccagcagccaccTCTCTCTGCGTGAGCCAgctccccaaaaacctccccaaaaaacaGCCCCACAGGGCTCCCTCACCAGGGACTGACTGATTCCTGCTGGGTGTAAATCACCAGCTCTCTAAGCAAACACCAGGGCAGCTCTAAAATAACGCCCTGCAGAGTAGCTGAGACCTTCAGAGaggtttaattaattaaatgaaaaatttctgcAGGCATAAAATTCCAGCTGATGACAGCTCCCCCTGTGAAGATCTGCAACCACAGCAGCCAGCAAGAAGGTTACTGAAATCTTCACCATCCTCAGATCTAGCTGAAATCCCACCTAGGAATTGTTTCTTATTTTGAGTCTAGCTCAGACCCAACCCTAAAGTCTTGAAAgttccccatccccagggtgCTTTCCACAGCTAAGCTGTGGTGGCAGGGAACACCTCCAAGCCACAGAGTTCCTtcacagcctctcctggcaGACTGAGAGCCCTTTCTAGCACTACTTGGAAGTCAGTAAACTCCAAAAGAATGATCAATAACAATTGCAATGACAAGtagataataataattattagaAAGCCAAGAAGCGAACGGGGAGCGAGGGACACAGTGATAAAACAATGTACAGAACAGGGTTGTCCTTGGGCACAATTAATCACCACGCTGTTTTGTCTGTGCTTTCCTCAGTTAATGACTCTCCCACAAAGAATGGAGACAtgaactgggactgggaagTAAAGAACTGCAATGGGGTGGTGCAGGGCCAAGGGCAGTACCTCATCATCCAGCAGACTGGCACGTACTTCGTCTACGCCCAGCTCTACCGCAAGAAGAGGATCCAAGAGCCTTTCAGTCTGATGTTTTACAAGTACCCAGGCACCACCCTCAACAACATCATGGGCCACGAGAATGGCACCATCAGCTTTGCCAGAGCCTTTACCCTGGAGAAGGGAGATCAGCTgtactgcaggaaaaaccacaaaTACGACGACGTTGTGCTAAAGAATCAGACTTATTGGGGGCTGTTCAAAATGTAGCAGGACTCTGCTCTGAGTCAGCTCCTCCCTTACTCCTCCAGGTCACCCAGTTTCTCTCTGGGTGAAATTCAGCTTGCTGGAATGCGTGCTGTATCTTGTATCCTGCAGTGACAATGAACAGCAAACTTTGGTACTGATGGATGGCTGCTGATGGACACAAAGGGTGAGCAAAAGATGGAGGAAAAACAATCTCAAAGTGTTGTGGGGTTGGCTCTGagatcctggggaaaaaaaaaaaaaaatccctattttCAGTCTGCTCTaggctggggaggagctctACTCTTCATTACAGAGCTGGGTACCTGCAGTCCCTTGGGTCCCTTCTAACTAGAGGTGCTACATAAAGACAAGGTATTTCATATCCTTTCTGCACAGCCTGCCAGTGAAGCAAtgtgcccacagcagagggacGAAATGGTTCAGAAACTCCACCAGAAAATCTTCTCAGCTGCTTGCCACCAGCAAGGGAAACGTGCCAGGGAAGCTCCATCTTCACGGGTAGCTCAGAGCACAAGGAGTTTTCCAGTCAGGTTTTCCAAGCAGTGTGAATCCGTGTCACAGacactcccagcacagagagcctGGGATTTAGCTGAGATTTATCTGGGatttttgctttcctgcctCCCAGACCTCTGTGGGTGACTACTCCTGCCATTCCTTCCAgcttgtcccagccctggggatggaCTTTCATGGGAAAGCAAAGCAACTGAGAAATTGGATGGAAAGAAATTACTACTTGGGGTGGACTGAGGCTGTTAGGAGTGCTatttgctattattattattattattattattattattattataattattattattgttgttactattattattttatattctgtatattGTAACTTCAGAGAGTGTAGAGTTAAGCTTTTGCAGACATGTCTGCAGTCCTGTGTTCTGTTTCATACAAGCTGTTACCAATTAAAATTATACTTAATTCTTACATTGCTTGGTTGATTTCcttaatttgaaatttaaaaaaaaaaaaaagggaaaggaaaggaaaggaaaggaaaggaaaggaaaggaaaggaaaggaaaggaaaggaaaggaaaggaaaggaaaggaaaggaaaggaaaggaaaggaaaggaaaggaaaggaaaggaaaggaaaggaaaggaaaggaaaggaaaggaaaggaaaggaaaggaaaggaaaggaaaggaaaggaaagggaaagggaaagggaaagggaaagggaaagggaaagggaaagggaaagggaaaaggaaaaaggaaaaaggaaaaaaaaaaaaaaagaaaaaaaaaagaaaaaaaaagtaaaaaaaaaaaaaaaaaagaaaaagaaaagaaaaagaaaagaaaaagaaaagaaaaagaaaagaaaaataccgAAAAACGCCCTTACAAACCGCAAGCGTATCTCAGTTCTTTGATACAGGCTGAAAAAATAACTGACTGACACATTTCTCTACCCTTTGTCTGCTTTCACTAAAGGgcctcctcttctcccagagctggcagtgtcAGCACAGAGTGAGACTGGCTTGCATTGCTCACAGGGCAGCTCCATGCACCACCCACCCTCCCCAGGTACTTCTGAGACAAAGCCCAAAAAGGGTCTTCTGGGGATGGAGAACATCCTGTTCTGCATGtcagagcagcaaaacccaggccctgcagcagctggccTGAAGATCAAGACCCCAATGATCAGCTAAGCCTAAGGAGAGGAAAATCATTCCAGTGCAGCAGTCCCTCCTCTCTCTTACTCAGTGAGGAAAGGATCactcaggcagcagagctggaagcagggTCCTGCCTGgggtgagagcagagcagccctgagcaccccagagcccccagccagagcaggagctgcaggctctgcagggacaggggcacagagTGTCCTTGGAGGGGTCTGGGAGGGAcggcacagccaggctgctgggccaccagctgtgcctgctgggccACCAACCTGCCTGGGTCTATGTCCTCCCCTCTGGCTCCTTTGTCCCCCCCTGTTGTGTCCcccctgtggctgctgtgcagctgtcACTGCTGAAATGCCCCAGGAACATCCAGCTGCACAGCACTCAGCTTTCTCCAAgagctcttccagcagcagctgaggccaccagagctcctctccccagccccctgtcccaggctctgTCTCCTGCATTTATTCTCTTGCTGGACCCCCACACctgtttctttctccctctccctcccagctccctttgTGTGTCCCTGGCTCAGCCTCAGCTTGTCTGGGCTCCAtcacctgcagagctctcctggtCAGacccaggcacagcatcacatcTCCAGCTCCTTTCAGCAAGGGACGTTGGAACTAAATGGGTCATGCTGTTAAAACAAAGATTCCCAAGGTGAATTTATGAAGGGCTGCAAAGGGACAGATGTGAGAatgctgcagcatctctgccacaggcagcagcagcatcagctgcaAAATTGGAATCTGTACACATGGCAAGttcctgctcatccctgcccaTTCCAAACAGCTGGACAGCAGCACATGGTCTTTTGGCTTGAGCATTGATCCTGAAGGATCAATTTCCTTAGAATAAATCCAGAGACTACAGTGCATCCACTCCATGGAGCAGCTGCATTGTCTGACTCTAAAATCATTGTTGTCTCACAGCTCCagatccctgctgcagcctggagcagaagCTCTGGAGTCACAGCTGATTTGGCCCCATGAGCAGCTGCAGACCCAGGATTCCCCAgctgacagccacagctgggcactggcagagcagcagcaggtttggaGGACAGAGTGCCATCACTCACACTCattctccagcctggccagggaaaaaagccaaattaaCACTGGCAGATTATGGCTGATGGCCAGCAATTGAATGCCAGCAGTTATTTCTTACCCTTCTTTAGGAGTAATCAATTAACCAAATGCCAGTGTTTGGATTCCTTCAACTTTTAAATGTTCCTCCTCTCCTCACCCCTGGGAATGCACAGCAGATCTAAAAGATGTCACCCCACACACCTCAGGATGAAAATGCTGcctctttgaaaaaaaaaaaatcttatgcaCAGCTGCCAAATCAATAATTTACATTAAAACCCCTCTTATTTCAACATTTTGAAATCAGGACTTGTTTCTTGGAAAGCCTTCTCACTAAGGTGCAAGGCTGTGAAAAATAGTGTATTTCTTTATGACACgatgcattttaattaaatgtgcTTTCAAATCTATGGGAagtataatttaaaagaaatgagatTGACATCATGATTGGCATCATGAGATTGACAGTATAAATAGTCAGTCATGTGCCTTCAACCAcggaaaaaaaattgtggtgGTTTTTTCAACAGGGCTAggggatttttctgctttgtcagAAGCTTGCTACACTGCACAGAGATGCAAATGGCCCTTGAAATAGAGATTTCAGTCTCTTTAGAAGTTAGCCAAAATGTAGTCCTAAAAAGAAATAACGGGATATTTTAGCAAATAAATTCTTCAATACAAACAGCCACAGAATAATCAGCAGGTTTTTTGTTCAACAGACAGCCACAGCCACCCATCACCCCACACCTTGGTACTTTACACCCCCCATAGTCAGAGGAGGCTGTGCAAGGCTGATCTAGAAGTTCATCCAGAAAGTGCCACAAAGCACATCCAAaccagcacaggaggcagagaCATTTCTGATGATGACATTTCTGATTTCATTTCTGAACTGCCCAAACACACAGTGGTTTCTGCCTGTGTCTCAAAAACAAGGGAAACTCCACTGGGTCAGAGAAATGAGTGATGGTGCTGTCCCTCTGTTTCACCACAGAGGAAAGGTAAATGAAGAACTTTAATTTGGGTTGCTTCAAGCAAACTACTGAATTTTTACCAATTTTACAGAGTAGCTTCTATTGTGCAAACAGAACTAGCATTAATTTTAGTTCTAACTTCCAGTGCTCAAGACTGAGCTCAGTGCAGTAAAATGATGCAGATAAGGAGGTTGCAGCTAAGAAATCTGGCTTTGGTCCTGGAAAGATGATGGCTGCTCTAAAAGCTTTTCCTCTGACAACTCATCCCACGCCTCCAGGACAAAAATTAACTGtcccagtgggatttttatttctgaaccattcccagtgggaatgaACTCAGTCTGGCACCACAAATTACAGACTGGCAATTTCAGCTCTAAAGACAAGTGCCTGGAAAGCTCAAAACTGCTGAAACAGGAGGAGTGACTTTGttattcccatccctgcagagtGACAACAGCTTTCATCAGTTTAAAATCCAGGTATCTCTGTGCTCTccactgtgctgggcacagcatctTTGCCTGAGCCTGCACCATCACAGATTTTGGGTCCAACAGGCAGAACACCACTTGGAGAGGATCACCAGCACCCTGGAGACAGGGAAGAAAACCACAGCAAGATGATGTGATTTTCTGAGGGTCACCAGAagggcagggatggtgacaATGATGATCTGTATCATTATCTATCATGGAAAATGAATCAAACAGACACTGGATGGAACCTGACCATGGGACTCAGGGGGAGGCATCCTCACTtgtcaggaatggtgtggccagcaggaccagggaagtgattcttccctgtgctcagaaCTGCTGAGGCCAAACCACGAGTTCTGGGTCCAGTTCTGGACTCCTCAATTTGGGATGGATGTTGAgatgctggagcatgtccagagaaggcaGCGAGgctggtgaagggtttggagcacAATTCtgatgaggagaggctgagggagctggggttgtcagcctggagaaaaggaggctcaggggtgaccttgtCACTGCTAGGAAGGAGATTGGAGCCAGGTGGGGTTTGGCTATTTGATTCTCCCAGGCTATttgtgataggacaagaggacacagccttaggctgtgccagggaggtttaggttggacattgagaggaatttctgcacagaaagggTGATGGGATGCTGGAATGTGGGAGGTGGTGCAGTCACTGCCCTGGAGTGTTTAAGgactgggcactgggatgggatgggaggtggTGCAGTCACTGCCCTGGAGTGTTTAAGGACTGGGCACATCCCTCAGTGCCATGCTCTGGGTGACAAGGGGCTGTTGGGTCAGGGTTGGACTCGCTGATCTCAGAGCTCTTCTCCAACCAAACAGACTCTGATTCTGAGGCTCTGAAACCAAACATCCTCATCAAAAGAGCATTGATAAGTGATAAGAGCATTGAGGAAATATGTGTGCATTGAGTGCCACATATGGTCttcattataattttttctctcttttgaagaaaacaatCCATTCAGAACATCCCAGGAAGGGAGCCAAGTGCCAGAAGCATGACTGTGGTGCAGTTACCACAGTGCTCACCCACCACTTGTCCTGGCCTCCTTGGAcacctgcctctgctgtggATCCCTGGACTTTCCCAGGCTCAAGAGCAAAACCCATTTCCATTTCAGGTCTTTTGAAGTGGGATTTCACACTGAAtggctctgccagcagaaatCTGGCAAATCCCACGTTTCACCTCATTTGAGAGGGGAACAGgcaaaagcatttctttcctttgccaTACAACTCCAACCTGTGAAGAAGAAATTCTGATTTCATGCCACCCTTCCCCAGAGCACCTCAGCTGCCAGTGCCCACAGAACAGTCACTGGGTGCTGCTACCACAGCCTTTATTGCACAAGGCACAAAACACATCTGCTCCTGGACTTTTTGATGAACACCTACAAGGGCTCCAGACTGGTTTTGGGAGAAACTGCTTTGTGGtgtggccctgctgctgcacaagaCATCTGCTGACAGGGCCAGCAAGCTGCCTCCCCTTCTGGCAAACctctgaagaagcagaaaggacTTGGAGGCAACACATCCTGTCCTTGCAGAGTAAACAATTCACAGAAGAGCCATGGAAGGGAAGTCACAGGGGTATGACTCACTCCCAGTGTAAAAATCAAAGTATTCCATTACACCATGCTGTCAGAGGGGCCAGCTGGATGCTCTtccatcctgcagcccccagctcaCTCCTTGCTATCACAGCTAACACCTTTCCCCCCCAGTTCCATCCTTGTAGGTTCCCTGGTGCTCACCTTTCCAGCTTTGGGTCATTCATTTTACACCTGCTTTCACCATATTTGAGGCctttataaaatgttttgaatatTTGAGATTAGCAATTAGAGAAGATCAAGTAAACCATCTAAAAATACTAGCAATACTAAGTAAACATCTAAGTCCTCCCTGCTATGCACCCCATGATGAGGTTTAGCTTTGAAAAACCTACACAAACTTTTGAGATGCATGGAAGGTGTTGCAAGATGTGGTGAAGAGAGGAACACAACAGCAAACTCCAATTTTAGCTGGTTTTGAGCAGCCCAGGAATCTACAGAGTAGGGGGGGTCCTGAAAAGAATGCCAGtcaggaaaaaacctcaaattctTTCAAAAGTGTGTCATAActctggagctggggctgaaaGACGGGAAGATCTTTCAAATTCCAAATCTAAAGCTAATCCAGGAACTTGCATTTTACACCAGGGTGGGTAATACTACTGGCTTTTGATCCTCATcagattaaaattttttaaaaatacttgcagATCAAGATAGTTCTATCTGCAGCCCTTCTCCTACAGGGTTGTAAATTCTTCCCAATTTTCCCTCCTGAATTTTCCTTTCACATACAGTGAGTCTATACCCATGGTAGGAGAAGGGATCAGGGACAGGTCATTCCTCACATGAAGGAAACACCTGAACAGCACCTCATGGTCTGGCCAGTCATTTAAACACctgtctgagcagcagcactgaaatttgGGGATGTGTTTAAATACTTTAAACAAAAGGGAaaggtttttctgttttgttttttcattttatgtttttttaacagaaaaactAGTGGGGATGGAAACCAGGGGTGAATCTGTAACAGTGAAGTCTTGTTTGGCACAACTCTTTTTGAGAACAAGCTGGAAAAATCTCACAGTGCATGATATGGAAAATTAGAGGTGGCTTAATCCTTTACCCCTTGGGCATGGGAGAAAAG is a genomic window of Oenanthe melanoleuca isolate GR-GAL-2019-014 chromosome 8, OMel1.0, whole genome shotgun sequence containing:
- the LOC130256270 gene encoding uncharacterized protein LOC130256270, translated to MWQHGARECRRCLPRLSEALLASSSSAPAAPMANTMGAPAMLESGNAGKSRRPAYLRAAPYILIFVWLVLSALVPIVFCLIYHQQARDTCWAHGSFNDSPTKNGDMNWDWEVKNCNGVVQGQGQYLIIQQTGTYFVYAQLYRKKRIQEPFSLMFYKYPGTTLNNIMGHENGTISFARAFTLEKGDQLYCRKNHKYDDVVLKNQTYWGLFKM